AAGTATTAACAATGTTGATCTCAGGGCCATAACAGATACTGAAATAAGTTGAGAATATGTGAATATAAAACTAATGTAGCTCGACAGAGCAAGCCCAAAACTGTTACATAATCTCAATCAAAATAAGGACATAACCACTGAACTATCACCAGGGACATCGACTTAGCATCGGATTGCTTATTGTAATCAAGCAGAAAGGCAAAGCAGTAATCACCAGAGACGAACATTGAGCTCATTTTAAGTGACAGATTAACCAAGGCATTATCCAAATTCCACTGATAAAGATCAGATGGTCGTGTGTTGTTCATGTATTCCACTCATGCTATCAGGTACACAGCGGTTGAGGCCTGCAAACCTTATTATCCAACCACGCCCAAATAATACAATCTAACCTTCTACAGCTTCGCTGGCTTGGGGAAGATGTCAGGGGTGAACTTCTGCGCAGCGGCTATGCTCCCCTTGATCTTAATAGCTCCGCTGCACAGCAACAGAATTCATCAGCAAAAACTCCCAAAAATATCCTGAATCAgaatgaaaagaagaagaagtaaaGGCTAGTTTTTTTGTTCAACTAACCGGATGAACGCAATCTGCGGGTTCGTCTTGCCGCTGGCGATTCCAAGGAAATCGTTGTCAGTGAAGGAGAAGGTAGCATCCGGCTTCCCCTGGTACGGTCCTACACATCAGAATCAAATATTTCAGAATACCGATCCGGGGAACCAAAATTCAGGCCGAAGGACCACGAAAAAGGACGGACCTTTGCTGACCTCGCCCTTCTTGAGGTCGACCACGAAGATCTCCTCGTCAACGCCGAGCTTCTGCAACGCACAGCACCGCCACATGAATTCAGGAATCAGGAAGCCCGTCGATCTGGCCCGGGTTTCACGCAATCTTGGCAAGTAAAGGAGGAGAGATTCACGGGAGAtttgagagggggaggaggggagtcTGACCTTGGGGGCGATGTTGAGCTGGTAGACGAGGCCgaccttcttggtgagctcctTGCCGGCGTCGGTGGCCATGTGCAGGCGCATCTGCTCCAGGAGCTGCGCGGACTTGAGGCTGCTGCCGTCCATCTCAGCGGGCGAGCTACGAGTAGCAGCGCAGAGTCGAACTGGGAGAGAGAGATTGCAGGAGGGAGATGCGAGAGGAGGGGAGCTGGTTCGGTTTTGTGGGGAAGTAGAGCAGTCGCGGCTTGCGGAAAggagaaggcaatccatcggcGGTGCCCGGCAAAAGTACAACTCCAACCGCCCCGGAGACGTGCCGGCACGGCACGCCACGGTGGCTGGGTGGATGCCCCGGCCCTATCCGGGTTGTTGGCAGTTGGCAGTGGCATGGGACTGCATAATTGAGATTTGCGAGGCCTCCTACAGTCTTACTGGAGCCCGATAATACTCAGATCAAATCCGTCTCACACGGAACTGCACATTCTTCGTCTTTAAGTTTGGGGCATGTTTGGATTGTTGAATTCGTGGCATGTTAGGGATGGTGCCAACTTTTGCCGCACCAAAAATTAGcttaaataaatattttgagAAGATagagtttgaattttttttaaaaaaactatggATGAATAATAAGTTGCAACGCGTTTGGAATGACGCCAAATTGACCCACTACAAAACATGTAAAATAACATAAGACAACTGAAAACTGTGAGTAATATCACGTTGAGTAAAATGGAAAATCTGCATTGAGGGAAGGTGTGCTATCAATTAGTTCCTCTATTTTAAATTGTATgtcattttaattttatatCAAGTCAAACTTGTATCAAGTTTATAAAAGAATGCACAAATATCTATAACACAAACTAGTTTCACTATAAATATACATTTATTTGATATCGTACATGTAAATATAGATTTCTAAAAATCAAATTTGCTATACAAGTTTAGCTTAGGTTAAAGCTAAAACAACAAATAGCGAATTGAGCATACCTTATCTGGTAAGTTTTCTTATGATGGAATCTGTCAACCCAGGTTCAGGTGAGATCCTACTCAGCACAAGAGTTCGTGAGCCTGTTCGCTTGTTGTAGCTGTTTAGCTACGGCTGTACAGCCAATCAACAAGCAACAACAGTATATTTTTTCGAACAGGTGCAGCTGCAGCACTGCATAAAAATCACTACCGAACACAGCCCGTATTATTCTgaatttattttagaatttaacCGACGTTGTTCTTCTAATGGTAGGTGATGTGTCCATCGACAGCGAGACACTAGTGGTGACTTCGTtaatctcgaggatttgccgACTTAATCTTTCGAAGGAGCTTATAGAGGTAGGGTTGTGTGTGTGTTCGTGAAACATGTATGTGTACGTGTATGTGAGCCCATGTGTCTACCCGCgattcataaaaataaaaattggctAAAACAACAAGCAAACGTGGGATAAGCTAATTGGCGTCGCATGTCGTGTTCTTTTAGCCATCCACTCCACCTGTCTTCTTACTAACCCTGTGAATAAAAATTACTATCAATTTCTAAGATAATCTTTTTACAAGCTTGGAGAGGATATATACTGTCAGTCCTCACGAGTACGGCGGACAATGCCCGGATCCACGGCGTTGCACGCCCGGTCGCTGGCCGCAAGTGGAATCTTAGGGTGTGTTTAGTTTAATTTGGAGATGAGTTGGGATGGGTTAGTCCTATCCTAGTTTTTTAGGATGGTATCATTCCGACTCGTGTTTGGTTGAGAAGGATGAGTTCGtccctattttttttatttggttggaggTACTAGAGTAGATGGGACGACCACCGTTTTTAGCTTCTGTTAGCTACCGTTggcggggcccacctgtcattgTCACGAgtacatcttcttcctccgtgtGACAGCAGCCGGCTAGGGGAGCTCCGGCCCCGCCGGTCGCCAACCTAGGACCCGCCGCCTGAGGACATGCCCCGTCGGCCTTGTGCCCCCACCGCGCCGCCTGAGGACCAGCCGCGTCGGCCTCATGGCCCGACCCTGGAGCTTGTCATCCCGCGACCGGCAAGAGCTCGCCGCGCCGTGCGAGGAGGTCGCCACGCCGACCCTTGGCACCAGCCGCGTCGCCTGGAGAGCACACCGCTCGTGGAGCTCCGACCCCGCCGGTCGCTAGCCTCGGACCCCGACCATGCCACCTGAGGACCTGCCCCCGTCGACCTTGTGCCCCGGCCGCACCGCTTGGGGACCAGCCGCGCCGGCCTCGTGCCCCAGCCCCGGAGCTCATCGTCCCGCCACCAGATGTATCTTATCTGTCAGCAACATAAGTTGAGCCTACTTTATTCACTTCACTCAATTCAAAGTTCCCAGCGTTTCTGCTTATAAATGATTATGCTAATGTAAAAATAAAACATTTCTGACTACCATCAGTTCACTCGTTGTCTTTATTTCACTGGACATTTTACTCAAGGACTTGCAATTTCTAATATTGCTGAGGGATATTAACTAAAAGTAAACGTGCTTCTACCTCACTGATGatcttaatttttctttttcttattaaaATTACAACGAATAATAACATCTTCCCTTCATGATTGCGTATAAGCCACCTTCTGTTTAACACAATGGCACATACATAATTAATGCTTTGACAAAAAGCGTCAAGTTCAGGCTAAAAGTATTGAAATACAGGACTTATCTACATTGCAGCAACCAAATTTTGTGGCACTGGGATTCTACATTTACAATATCTTGCTAAATATCACTGGACATTGTATTTGTTGatgcaaaatatatatattatttctccATAAATTTCTAAAGCTCATTGTTCTCCGTAACCACCACTGGCCAATCTCAAAAGATGGCGCGTTTCTAGTGATCAATGAACCGTGGTCCCCGGCCCAACCAAATAGGCCCACGCCTACAAGGCAGCAGGCAGGCCAGGCTGGCCAGGCAGCCTCTAGGCCCACTCCAGGAAAACGAGCCCAAACGCCCCCAGAACCTTGctggtcgcgccgccgccgaaaccGACGAgtccctcgtcgtcgtcgtctcgtcaCCCCGCCTTGCCTGTCCTCCGTCGAACGGGACAAACAGCGCCCGCCGTCGTGCACACGGCGAAAGGCCAAATCCTTACAGCCTCCAACGAGGcatggagccacggaggcggCCCATCTCCCGCCGTTCTACTTCTCCCTGGTATGTGTGTACCCTAGTGAACTGAACTAATCCTATCTCAGCTGAAGATCTCATCTTGTTGGATCTATCAAACAAAGCAGGAGCATTAATTTTCCTTTTTCGTTGAATGTGCAATGTTACTACAATACTGTCAATATAGCTGAATACGCGAATGCAGCCGTCAATTGTCAGTTCTTGGTTTTCCCTGATGAATTTGATCACGTATGGATACATTTGTCCTAGATTCTGGAGAACTACCCTCATGGGTGTTGCCTGTTAGTGTTATGAGGATTTTTTCCCGGCATTAGATTTGAACAGTCTGCTATTGCGTTTAGTCCATAACCTGCAAGCATCAACTAACGTAGTGTGAAATTTGCAAGACGATAAAATGTCCTCAAATGGAAAGAAAATCCGCTTCGCTTTTTTCAGTAACATGGGCTGGCATCGTAACATTATCCGATTATCCCTTTTTTATCAGTAGTGTGGCAGTTAGCCAATTACTACTACTGTTGGGATTGGAGGCTGAGCAGTGAGCTGTGCCCAGATGGGGTTAGTTTGTCGTGATCGTGAGGATGCAAACGAAGATGAACTGGGACATGATGCAGGTAGGCATATCCGCATATGAAGGGAAACGAAGATGGGTGAGGAAGTGTCTTGACAACCTGTTCAATATTTCGTGCTGCACTACTGAACATCATAAGCACAtgcttctatttcttttttttctgggCAGGTACCATTCACCAAGTATTGCAAGCACTTTCTATGATTTGGCTAGGGTAGTCTATGTAGCCGTTAAAATGGAAATGGTCAGATCTTGACTATCTAAACAAACTGAGAGTCTAGGGTGACCAACTCATTGGTTGTATGATTGAAATGCATGGACCACATAAAGTGTGAAGTTGTCCTATCGAATTATATGAGGCCTCATCGATTTccttctggaaaaaaaaacttgtgcaCAGGCCCAACCACCCAAAAAAGTGGTTATCAAGATTAGCTGTGTGCCTGTGTGGCAATAATAATAATTTACTAAATTAGTGTTATTTGATTGGTCCAGAATGGCAACTTATATATAGTAGAAAATGTGTGTTAGGAACCAACTATTTTAGTTTGTCACCGGATTTTGGAAATGGAACGCTATGGTCAGGGCGTCCGGACGGTCAGACACTCCCCACCGCTTCGTTCCTTATCTGTTTCTACCGTTTTTTCTTccccatttcttttcttcttcaaccttccatcatgacgtattcctcatccatcccggcggcggcacgctccCCAACCCCAGCAGGCTCGTCCCGCATCCCGgtggcctcgtcccccaccccgaCAGCGGCACGCTCCCCCACCACGgtgtcctcctcgtccaccccggTGGTGGCAcgctcctccactccgggaacctcgtcccccaccctggcggcgcccctccccccactccggcATCCTCAACCAATCGGAAGCGCCCAACGCCCCCtgatccggtggccctctcctcGACCCCGGTgagatccgagcggggaaggatcgggcggcggccatgttgcaataggtatctcacgatgttgcagtagggattcttggatgttgcaagCGTTATAGATGCGCACGGGTGTTGCGGATGAACGTATCGTCTGATGTTGCACGATTGATTTTTTGAGATGTttcgatgttgcaatagttggcttttgttgtttcatctgtcaatttttcatgttgcagtATTTCTTCCTGTAcgagctcaaccccaactcaacatatgatgattttttggaaatgttgcatgaaacatgtgttCAATGTTGCAGTGGGAATTTTTCCTCACGAATATTATGTTtacattgagctatttttttcgcatcttttttatgttgcaaccatagatttttgatgttgcagctattttgttttgatgttgcaacggaatGTCGGATAATTAGTGGTATTTATTATGGTATTATTGTAGCCGTTAGATTTAAAACGGATGGTGATGCATGCGTCCGACGGGAGTTGCTCCCgccggacgtccgggcgctagcaagcCTAGGAAAATCCGTGGTCCACCAGAGACACTTAAGATGAGGCCCATGTAGTTGCGCTGTCTGTGCACACTGCACAGTAGCAGTAACTGAACTATTGTGGACCTTCACCACCTTTAATTTCCTGTCTCAACAACTTACTGGCATGATACAATCAGTCTATCTGCTCTCTTGCATTTCTGTCACACATATCTTTGTGAATAATACTCTCTATGTGACGGCCAACAAGTAGAAGATCAAGTTTATCAGGACCGGCTAATTGGTAGCAATAATTACATCCATAAATTAGTGGGCGCTGAGTGGTTTTTATCAGTGGGGGCTTGGTGATCTCAAAACGTGTACGAGGAAAGAAAGACGGATCACCCTGCACTACCTGACCCTAGCTAGCAACTCGTGGTGCCGCACGCCGTGCAGTCGTTGTAGTGAGATCATGACGCTGTCCTGAGATCTATATTCTGGTGTCTGGTGGCAAAAATCACACACATGAAGGCATGAAGCGCTACCATGATAACCTGAACTCTGAAGTACTCATTGAACGCGACAGCTACATGTCATCTCACATTCGTCAGCACATAGCCCGAAGAAAGGGCattgttacaacttacaagcagGTTAGAAACTAAAAACTCTTATCGCTAGGGTACATGCTAACTGAGCTATGACCTGATGGTATCTCACCATTATCTGATTATCTCAACATGTAAAGCAGCAGCACAGCTGCATCCAGAAAACAACATTAAGTTACATTCATGATCTCAACATGGCAATAGATAGGTGGGAGTTAAACAGATTAGATGGTATGCCTCATTTTCCATCTGAGGATTGCGCAACTGAACCTAAACAGTAACTGTCCACCGAACAGTCACATAACAAGGAGGATGGTAGCTTTGAAGCGGCGGCGGTCTACGGGTGGAACTGGAGATTCTGACTTCATCTGATATATATACATGGGTCACATCTAAAGAAGCCGACGATCTTAACTTGGTCAACTTTGTGTAAGCTTCAGCAGGCTACCACGGGCCGGTCAGGGTGCGACGCAGGCAAAGTTTCTTTGCCTTTGGTCCAAGTTGGTTATTGATTCGCTCCAGGACCTGCGAAAACCATTCACAGAGAAACTTCTGTGAGCGTTGGAGCATTGTCGGAGGAGAACCTTTTTCCAACTGCTGCACATGAAAATCAGCAGCAACAAAGATCTACTGTCTTCAGCGACAAAATAGTCATGAAAGTTCACCGTGATTGTCAGGGTAAAGCATAGATCTCACCACAAGGTGTCATAACTAAATAGTATATGAGCTTCAGAAAAATTAAGGCATGCTTCACTATTTTATCTCACTGAACTATGAGAATGCCAACACCAATGTCATTCTTTCACCAATGAggttttctttccttttaagATCAACTAAATCAGCATAAGTTAAAATGCAGATGCAGGCACCAAGCAAGGTAAAATTGCTTGTGTTAGCATTCTACTTCCAACAAGTACATATTACGCCATTCAGATCTCATTGGTGTGAAGCCCTCTTTAGTTAAAATCTGAATTTGTTAATTAGATAAAATATGAAAAAACAAAATTTGAATAAAGTTAACTGGTGGCTTAATCAAGATATATCGAGCACAAGCACTGCATGAAAAGTGTATGCAACAATTCAAAAAATTTCAATTAAAATGTGTACCCTTTTAGCAATGGAACATTTCTTCACAAGACATACCAATTCATGTATGTAGGCTACTAGTGGAACATAACAAGATACTAGAATTCAAATATGAAAGTTTTAGTTATTATGTGGAGAAACCAGTGTCATAGGGAAGTTATGATATTCTAAATGTATCCTGCATATAATGGAATTTGTATTTGAAACCTAGACTTGTGCTGAATCAACATGACCTGGACTAGAAATGCCAAGGTTTGTCATATAAGAGCTGAAAAATTGATATGCCTAGCATTGGCTCTGGGGCTCATGTCCAGGCCTGCACCCATACTCATTTTGCCTGCCTTTTGCTCAGATTTATGCTCGTGTATAATCATATGGTGTATTTTGAAAATGTTTTGG
Above is a genomic segment from Setaria viridis chromosome 4, Setaria_viridis_v4.0, whole genome shotgun sequence containing:
- the LOC117851338 gene encoding sterol carrier protein 2 yields the protein MDCLLLSASRDCSTSPQNRTSSPPLASPSCNLSLPVRLCAATRSSPAEMDGSSLKSAQLLEQMRLHMATDAGKELTKKVGLVYQLNIAPKKLGVDEEIFVVDLKKGEVSKGPYQGKPDATFSFTDNDFLGIASGKTNPQIAFIRGAIKIKGSIAAAQKFTPDIFPKPAKL